From a region of the Candidatus Ancaeobacter aquaticus genome:
- a CDS encoding transketolase family protein encodes MTEKMKATRDGAGEGFMELANQRDDIVVLSADLATSTRADKFEKVHPDRFINMGICEQDMIGTAVGFAMAGKVPFACSFSCFMLTRAYDQIRVSLCYNNENVKLIGSHSGITVGPDGATAQYNEDIAIMRVLPNMKVIVPADTHEAKKAVLASADIAGPVYIRVGRGPIPAVTFESDPFEFGKAKILREGSDVSIIACGIMVKDALDAAEELKENGITARVINLHTIKPLDEAALINAAKKTGAIVTAEEHQIYGGMGSAVAELLSVQFSVPIEMIGIKNVFGESGTPDELKTKYDLTKETIVDACKKAIARKKK; translated from the coding sequence ATGACAGAGAAAATGAAGGCGACTCGCGACGGTGCGGGTGAAGGATTTATGGAGCTGGCAAATCAGAGAGACGACATCGTTGTCTTGAGTGCTGATCTTGCGACATCCACACGTGCCGATAAATTTGAGAAGGTGCATCCTGACAGATTTATCAATATGGGTATATGTGAGCAGGATATGATCGGCACAGCCGTAGGGTTTGCAATGGCCGGTAAAGTCCCGTTTGCTTGTTCGTTTAGCTGTTTTATGCTGACACGGGCATATGACCAGATACGCGTATCGCTTTGTTATAATAATGAGAATGTAAAACTGATTGGTTCACATAGCGGTATTACCGTCGGACCGGACGGTGCGACTGCGCAATATAATGAAGATATTGCGATAATGCGTGTTCTGCCAAATATGAAAGTCATTGTTCCCGCTGATACCCATGAAGCAAAAAAAGCGGTGTTAGCAAGCGCTGATATAGCTGGTCCGGTCTATATACGTGTCGGAAGAGGGCCTATTCCGGCGGTTACCTTTGAAAGTGATCCATTTGAATTTGGTAAAGCAAAGATTCTCCGTGAAGGTAGTGATGTTTCAATTATTGCTTGCGGTATAATGGTTAAAGATGCATTGGATGCGGCCGAAGAACTTAAAGAAAACGGGATAACTGCTCGTGTTATTAACCTCCACACAATAAAACCCCTTGATGAAGCGGCACTGATTAATGCTGCCAAAAAAACCGGTGCGATCGTCACAGCTGAAGAGCATCAGATATATGGTGGCATGGGTAGTGCGGTAGCCGAACTGTTAAGTGTTCAGTTTTCGGTACCCATAGAAATGATCGGCATTAAAAACGTGTTTGGCGAGTCAGGGACTCCTGACGAATTAAAAACTAAATACGATCTTACTAAAGAAACTATTGTTGACGCGTGCAAAAAAGCAATTGCACGTAAAAAGAAGTAG